The following coding sequences are from one Cricetulus griseus strain 17A/GY unplaced genomic scaffold, alternate assembly CriGri-PICRH-1.0 unplaced_scaffold_73, whole genome shotgun sequence window:
- the LOC100751773 gene encoding paired immunoglobulin-like type 2 receptor beta, with translation MAPLFSFPGGNHVITCILLLLLPAACLQAGNSEGSNRERPLGVNQPAQLSGVQGGSIEIPFSFYFPWELANDPQMRILWRWKGFHEEFIYNTSSRFIHEHFKNRLVLNWTQPQTSGVLRIQDLKKTDQTVYFCRVCMITRGGKEECIQSIPGTQLTITQAVRTTMQSPSIVTSAVTTVGLEDTEGQRNPSLVNLGATVGVVVGTAVLITPVCVLMVVLCWKQRPSD, from the exons ATGGCTCCACTGTTCTCATTTCCTGGAGGAAACCATGTCATAACTTGTATCCTGCTTCTGCTGTTGCCAGCAGCATGTCTGCAAGCTG GGAACTCAGAAGGATCCAACAGAGAAAGACCCTTGGGGGTCAATCAACCAGCACAACTCTCTGGTGTCCAGGGCGGCTCCATCGAGATCcccttctccttctacttccccTGGGAGTTGGCCAACGATCCACAGATGAGGATTCTCTGGAGATGGAAGGGCTTCCATGAGGAATTTATCTACAACACCTCCTCGCGTTTCATACATGAGCATTTCAAGAACCGGCTGGTCCTGAACTGGACACAGCCTCAGACATCTGGAGTCCTCAGAATCCAGGACCTGAAGAAGACGGACCAGACAGTGTACTTCTGCCGAGTTTGTATGATCACAAGAGGAGGCAAGGAGGAATGTATTCAGTCGATTCCTGGGACCCAACTCACCATCACCCAAG CTGTCAGAACCACCATGCAGAGCCCCTCCATTGTCACCTCTGCAGTCACCACAGTTGGCCTGGAGGACACAGAGGGCCAGAGGAACCCTTCACTTGTGAACCTGGGAGCCACGGTCGGGGTGGTGGTGGGCACGGCTGTGCTCATAACCCCCGTCTGTGTGTTGATGGTCGTCCTCTGCTGGAAGCAAAG GCCATCAGACTGA
- the LOC100772586 gene encoding paired immunoglobulin-like type 2 receptor alpha, with protein sequence MAPLLSFPGGNHVITCILLLLLPAACLQAGNSAGSNRERPFGVNQPAQLSGVQGGSIEIPFSFYFPWELANDPQMRILWRWKGFHEEFIYNSALRFIHKHFKNRLVLNWTQPQTSGVLRIQNFKKKDQTVYFCRVCMITRGGKEECFQSIPGTQLNITQ encoded by the exons ATGGCTCCACTGCTCTCATTTCCTGGGGGAAACCATGTCATAACTTGTATCCTACTTCTGCTGTTGCCAGCAGCATGTCTGCAAGCTG gGAACTCAGCAGGATCCAACAGAGAAAGACCCTTTGGGGTCAATCAACCAGCACAACTCTCTGGTGTCCAGGGTGGCTCCATCGAGATCcccttctccttctacttccccTGGGAGTTGGCCAACGATCCACAGATGAGGATTCTCTGGAGATGGAAGGGCTTCCATGAGGAATTTATCTACAACTCCGCCTTGCGTTTCATACATAAGCATTTCAAGAACCGGCTGGTCCTGAACTGGACACAGCCTCAGACATCTGGAGTCCTCAGAATCCAGAACTTCAAGAAGAAGGACCAGACAGTGTACTTCTGCCGAGTTTGTATGATCACAAGAGGAGGCAAGGAGGAATGTTTTCAGTCGATTCCTGGGACCCAACTCAACATCACCCAAG